ATTCACTGATGTCTCCATGATGTCCCACTAGCGAACCACTATCGCCTCCACGACGATGAAACCTTATttgaaatgctttaaatgaattGTATATAATCATTGTTCATTATGATAAGACTGTGAGAGAGAGGTGCGTTTCATGTAAGGATGcacatgtttatttaattttgcactgattttaaaaagaaaagtgattCTCACTATTATTTTTCCAAGAAAGGGAGGAAATATTACactatgactgtatcgttatGGTAATTATtaagaagttttaatatttttatctattttctaaacttgaaatcatattcattttctttaaagcaGCTCgactatagtaaaggcgagactaaCCTTAGGGGTCAGCACTTTTAGATAAAGTATAGGAAATGCCACAGTGGTATCTATTCGGCGTGCGGATATTTATCACTATTATAAGATGTTACTGGATAGTTTACATTAAAGataccttgttagaatatattatatactaattccactaaggtggcatgagaaatggtcagcagttgacacatcatcTTTTACGGTTTTGCTACATAACTCTGGTCTCCTCGACAGACCGCAGAGCGTCTTAGCTTCCGGACATAGCTGTAAGATAatgggtgtctctcagttttggcatttaaaattctaaatcattttttttcaaattcagttTAGTTTCTGAACTATGgatatattaatttataaaaagatagattattaattttaaatgtgcatctagagagagatcttaatatgtattaattaattcaggataatTTCGGGCTTTGggatgaataaatcatatttaaagaactatgtaccttatgtttttatgtactaaataaaatccactatagATCGACTAATGAACTTATAAAACGGCTGATAGGGGTATAAAGTTCCTTTATTACATCGTCCCAAACATAAATCTCCCGTAAATTTGGGCTATAATACCGATCTTTTTGATGtaataaaaacacatattgaatggCTTCCCGTCCGATAGTCAATATAATTTGCTGTCGGTCTGAATAGGTATATAAATGACATATCGTCGTGCACCCTAGATTCGTGACTCCGTTAGTTTGATGCCGTTTAGGAAGTCCCCACATATTTGCGAAATTCCtaagaaaatatatttctggTAGAAATGGAAGTGTAGAAGTAGGTCAAAGATGTCAAatgaattcaaattattttaaggaGGAAAGAATATCAAACGTATATCACATGCACTAATTTTACATAGTTTAATTATTCCCAACATTACCAAATATTCTAAAATTCCGATTTCAATATTTAGAACAAAGCCCATTTCTGTCGTTTGCATCCTCCACAGTCAATGTCGTTTTGTAAACCGTGAGGCTAAACacatatttgatttttatattctAATGTTCTAGCTTTTGATCAAGTGTCATTTAccatttttatttcttgttgGCACATTCATGTCTCTCATCTCAAAATCAAGCTACATATGGCCTGAAAATATCTTTGTCTAGATTTCAAGCAAAATGTATAACAATACGAAGACCAttccaaaaataataaaaatcgtGCGCTTCCATAGAAGGTGGACACACACGAAATTCGTGttttacatggatgatacatGAATGACACCTTTATAAccaaaaaattatctgaaatcgcaaaggcagaatcacttgccgccattAGGCTAAGAGTTAAGAAAGGCTTGAGCTCGATGGGTACCTCACATGCTAACCGAGGAGCAAAAGGCCAATAGAGTCAAACGTGCAAAGAAAATGTAGATGGTCGCATAATGTCACAGCCCATAACAGGAGATGAGACCTCTATATTCGTTTATGAGCCACAGCGACGCGTTGACAACCGACACTGGTTGCGAAAAGGTGACCGTAGACcagtatttgcaaaaaaaaactaaaagtgtcaaaaacattttgtattatatCTTCTTTTACTCAAGGGGTACAAATTTCTACCTAGTCAGGAAAGGCAGTCATTGACAGTTTTATAGAGACAAATTACTGAAAGCtaaacaaaaataccaaaacatgtGTCCAAGGACAGATATTCGTGGTCTCCAGTTGATCCATGACAACGCTGCGGCTCAAAAAAGTGCCATTTTTCTAAAGTTTCTGAGAGATCTAAAAAGTGGTACAAATTAATGATCCCGCTTATTCACCAGTTCTAAGTCCGTATGACTTTTTCGTCTTTCTAAGGCTGGAAAAGATGTTGGCTAGGCGCAAATATTTATCGAATAAAGCACTTGGGAGTGGTAGTTTTCCAGTTACTTAAGACCATTTTAGACTACTACTCTGCAGCGTTCGCCTCTCGTACTTCTCGGCTGTGGAAGTGCATAAGAGTCATTACCTTAAGAAATACCCTCGTACATGAAAATACAGCCACCAACCAATTAATGTTCttactattttgaaaaatatttaaaagtttagAAGTCTACTTTACAGATCATATATGCATGTGGTATTTGTTGAGTACATGGAACCTATATTTAGCCTAATAAATTGGCCCATGTATGACATCACGAAGTGGGCAGCCCTCCATATATTGTAGCAAAATTAACTGATTACGTGACGCTATTTGCTAAAGGATACAGCATTCCCAAAAAGTACACACTACACAGTACACACTGCACAGTAATTAGCCTGTAAGGATTATTATTTTACGGTAACGTCTGCATACGATGATTCACATCAAAAATGAACAGCCATTGAGTTGAAAGACGCTCATTAAATGTATAGCACTGCAAACgtatgtaaaacgtatagatGTTCACTTAGTGAGAATTTTATTAGCCAATGATTTTATTTGCTGCCATTATAGGACGCCACAATAAGTTGCTTACACTGAAATAATAGTCACATTTTAGTCTGTAGAAAGGTCTCAAAAAAGTCCACATTAATTAACTGGTGATATATAATGGCGTTTTGAAGTTATCCTTACTACAAACTAGTCGTTCTTTCCAACGGAGTCTGACTAGACTACCAGTATTTAGTAGAAAAACAGCCATCAACTCGACAAtagacaaaaattgaaaaaggtGGACTTCAGTGCATTGACTTTTCAGTGATGTTGTTGGAATGCAGTTTTCTTAAACAAATAATACTTTTGGAATAAATTTTCAATGGTAAGAGCTAGGTCTTTGATTGAATGTAGTGCAGGAGTACTATTTTCTGGATTTTATTGCGTTTTACTTGtgaaattatacatataaataccTTAGGGTCACGGTTTCTATGGACTCGATGGTACAATCGTTTTCTTTACTTGAtaatttaattaatgttgatttaCATAGTGCGATAAATGTTTATTCATAATAAAATTTACGTGGTTTTATAATAGCCCATCATGATAAGAAACCGTGTCGACATTACTCGTGTTAAATATAAAGGACGACTTTTATCGTTGCCTCAGTGCGTAACTGTTGGAACATTTTTGCATTCATATGAAGTTGCAATAGTTTCGCGCTAGGCGAAAGATGTAGTCTTCGCTGTTATGATTCTTAATCCAAATTGAACCGATaggaatattaattattttttgttaaaagtagtttaaaaataaaatccataTAATGTCACATTTCATTACCGTATGACAACATCCGAGAGCAAAGACATGGTGCATTTgtatttgtaattttataaaaaatagattCCTTCCAAACCTTATCTAAAAACATATAATGATAATTTGGAAGCATGCAGATAAACAAGTTACCCATACCCAGAAATACTCTAGGCATATTACTTTCATGTACAATTGAAAAGAGTCACTATTGCAACATGATTCAGCTGCATACACAGTTTCACTCAGTCTGACTTACTTAACGAATTTTTCTCCTTCTTATCTATTTGTTTCTTTTCGAACGACATTGAAAGATGCGGAAAGACTCTCTGCATTCTTGCCTTTGAATATAAACAGTTTTGTCTGATTTCTTCTTGGCTTAAGTCTGGTTTATATCTGTCTGGGAGTTGTTCATCTGATAATCTACCAAGCACCTTCCAAAGTGTAGTTGACATTCCAGAGTGTTTGTGCAAATTTTCCAGATTTTTCAGGTGGGTGTTTGGATCTCCTAGTTCAGCAACAAGCGGTAGAAGAGAATCAAGGCTCATGCCTAGTTGGTCTAAACGCTGCATGAGCTCCTGGTTTTGTTTATGTAGGTGAGCAATAACTCTTTGATGCTCTTGCAGCATTTCAATAGGAACCATCTTACCTATCAAATAAAAACTTGAGAAAAATCCGCTCTcttttacagtacatgtatgtatgtgttggggtttaacgtctttttcagcaatttttcagtcatataaacgacggtttcACAGTATAGATATGTAAGAACAGATAAGGTAAAAGGTcaataaaacatataacaatttTCTGAAACAGATATCTCTCAAATGGAGTGTCATTCTCCTCTTAACTTGTTTTCAGTGCGATTTTAAAAGAAACTTTACGAAGCTAACGACAAGAAATAATCTAAAGTACATATTTATTGTaatctaaatatttatataatttgataTGTGACAAAATGATGCGACAATCACCTGTTTATATTCggtaaaatacttgttaaaccACAAGATTATGCACGGACGTTTGACTTTCTTGAACATTTAGCAAACACCGTTGCCTAGTGATTCATATCAGGCAATATGTAATAAACATACAAATTTTGAAGTGTGAACttctttaaatacatgtatcactcACTATCGTTATGTTTAgaaacatgtttataataaaacacattattaaaatttattaagtaaatacaaCGCTATAATAAATTGCAGTCAATTTTGACATGGTCcaatttatcaaatatacattctttgtttaacattactataaaataaatttaacgaATGCATTAAACTGACAATATTATACCTTTTATTTTGTACGTTGTGTTACAGATGAAAACATCCGTCACCCCACAATAGTTCAGTCCACTGTTACCATCATCGTATACAAGATAGTGTTGCAAAATATCTGCATAAGTTTTATCAATCCCCAGAACACATATAAATCCTCCTGTAGATAGTTGTTCAATCCGATTCACTTTAATGTGATTAGCTGGAGCAAACACTACATCAGACAGTTTCCGCAACAACTCCTGCACATGGTCAACTGTGCACGACGAAAACTTAATCCGGACTGTTATTGACACACGTTCTCtgtctaaaagtagaaaatttgaaattctcAATAGTTTTGTTTGGTTCTACACTATACTTTTAGTTAGGTACGATGTCAACCAGTATTCCTTAGCTTTTAACCAGTAAGCAAAAACAACTAACTACAATATATTACCGGATTGTTTATACCagttacaaaaagaaaacaatatctaactgatTTGGAGTTCAAGTTCATAGTATTTAAGAAACACTGCGCATATGTACATAATATCATATTAGTGCATTCCCTATTCGAGTAATATGTGGAAGCGAACGAGGCCTACgacatatatgtattgaaattaTGACTAGAATCATTTACAAATTGTACCTGTGTCCacgtattttgtttttctgttgtttgtttttatatctttgtcTTCTATTGCCAATTCAATAAGGTCTTTTCTTCCGACACTGTACAACATTTCTTTAAGTAATGCCAAATGTGAACTAGAAATATGCCTTTTCCCGATTAACTCTTGTATAAGCAACGGAAACGTCTGAATATCCATCAACTCTTCGCCAAAGTaatctaaaacaataaaaatcgATTCATTCATGATTACATATCTACGTGTACTACTAGTATGTCATATCCGGAAAATATTGTagtaatgacatttttaaatactAACACTTAGCAGAATATCTTTAATTGATTGAATCTGTCTCTGCAATTGAACACATAATAACAATTTATTTGGACAAATTAGAATATCTTTTATCACTAttgattattaataaaaaaattgtcgCTCACTTACTAAGTACAAATTAATCAGCACAGTgataaaatgttgcaatattgTGTAGTTTAAAAGATCTTAGTTTCATATAAAACACTGTATCAAAATGACATTAGACccatatcaaacaaacaaaaaataaacaatagttagttttaaaacagaaaagttCAATTATTGAACCGAAACAATACGGTATACCGTAATAAACATAAACACCTGTATAGAGATAGATATAATCTGTATTAATCACGATATAATCATTATTTAGAATGACTAAAATGTATGATACCTTTAACACACTGCTTCATAACATCCAGTTCTTCTTCAGATATCATTTCGTTAACTCTTGTACAAAAgttttcaaaagtttgctctTCTGCAGAGGTTCCCTTGTAAATCACAGACATAATTACAGAGTACAGCTGACTATGACACAGAACAATCATTCACATCTTTATCATCACCCTAACTTTAAAATATTGAACACTCTCTTAAATGTACTtgtttatttatagatttttaaatatagtaaataaatgatataaatagatATTAATCGATAACACGTGCAACTGTAACATTTTTGATGAAGTGATAAGCAGTTAATTAATGGTAGGtcataaaacatgattttgcgCAGTTTACTTTGCAATAATTTTCGTgtaacaataatgaaaatgtaATAGAAACATCAGAAATTATTAATCGAATATCTTATCAATTTGAATACACTTGAATATTTGCTGTCAAAATGTGCATTTCGAATATTTGAATAACGATACCACCACTAACGTAACGGAAACCGGGCTCTAAtgagttactgtaaaacaaacactTACCAACAACCAGTGATAGACACTTAAGCACTTGTTGACTATAGTAGCATATGAAATTACGCATTTATTCATACAACtacacgtgagtcatcttacaccccggcgTCTAGGACGAGTTTTCCCAGCACtggcaaaaacacgggaaaatccacTCAGGTGAAATGAAACTAagaatatataaacaagataGTTATCATGTGCGACTTTGCTGGAACGTGCTCCATTTTGTTACCAGTGTTGAAATAGACCAAGGAAGTTTTCTAAAAGCAGTTCTTGAATTTAAAACCGATGTTTGTAGAAGAGATTACAAAGCCAGAGAATTCTAGACACGCGCCTGATATATTATCAGCTATTCAAAGCCTTAAGCTCATCTTTTGGAAATATGCCGAAAGTGGCTTTACCGCGAACGTAAATTGAATATCAATCACTCTGTCTCATGTAGAAAAATCGATTCTCGTCGAACAATTATTCCACTTCCTACTGAAAGAAAATTGGGTTCAAATTATCCGTTATACAAATATTCTGCAACTGATCCACACATGGAACGTGCGTGCGAATATgcgtgtatgtgtgcgtgtgtgcgtgtcgGGACTGGGGTGTGGAGGTGGAGGAAGCTTTTTGTTACAGGATATTGAAGGCTTTCTATTATACACTCTCATAAATTAATAAATTCGTAATGTGTGCTTATAATTGTGCTAGGGGACGGGAGTTGTAATAAAGTTTTCATTTCGTCTCATTAGcagcctcaatcaaaccgagtccacTATTATTTTGTCTGGTgactttctatgcttccaaattaTCTTCTTATAGACGAACTCACGTTATAACAGTTACAAGCTAAATACGTAACAATAGAAACGTCAAATGAAATTGCgcagaaatgaaaagaaatcttgcaaaatatattttcttcttaaatttagACTATGTTCTGTTTTATTCAGCTTCATCATTTGATTTGGATTTGTTTTCCTAGTTCAAACTGATTAAAAGCgagatttgaataaaattttgttatcgtTTAACTTGTATAAGCCATGTTAGGAAAACAGAATAAGTTAAATATTACCGCcacttttatttaaaacttagGGAAAATTAGGTGTTGCTTTtcaatgtacttttatttgagatggtacctacccaagaaaatctaaggggaacaactctgaattgaccaataaactgaagccaacataaaaccttggtcaaaagtgaaagaaaaatcaaataggtccttttcccaacaactgatcaggcagacaaaatatgacctacatttgtttagatctatttgtattcaatatacaacatgcacacttttctcatggcttacactgacagttattttataagt
This is a stretch of genomic DNA from Mercenaria mercenaria strain notata chromosome 4, MADL_Memer_1, whole genome shotgun sequence. It encodes these proteins:
- the LOC123552433 gene encoding uncharacterized protein LOC123552433, giving the protein MIVLCHSQLYSVIMSVIYKGTSAEEQTFENFCTRVNEMISEEELDVMKQCVKDYFGEELMDIQTFPLLIQELIGKRHISSSHLALLKEMLYSVGRKDLIELAIEDKDIKTNNRKTKYVDTDRERVSITVRIKFSSCTVDHVQELLRKLSDVVFAPANHIKVNRIEQLSTGGFICVLGIDKTYADILQHYLVYDDGNSGLNYCGVTDVFICNTTYKIKGKMVPIEMLQEHQRVIAHLHKQNQELMQRLDQLGMSLDSLLPLVAELGDPNTHLKNLENLHKHSGMSTTLWKVLGRLSDEQLPDRYKPDLSQEEIRQNCLYSKARMQRVFPHLSMSFEKKQIDKKEKNSLSKSD